A portion of the Oreochromis niloticus isolate F11D_XX linkage group LG10, O_niloticus_UMD_NMBU, whole genome shotgun sequence genome contains these proteins:
- the LOC100712126 gene encoding tripartite motif-containing protein 16 codes for MAQRTIQLDQEKLSCSICLQLLKHPVTIPCGHSYCMDCIKNYWDEKKTHSCPQCREIFTRRPVLVKNTMLAELVEDLKKAEHQTASSDHAYAGPGDVSCSGRKRKASESCLVCMASNCEHHLQPHYNVAPIKRHKIIKATSKLRENICPRHDEEMKIFCRTDQQCICCLCLMDEHKDHDTVSAAAERAEKQKRFGRNRQKFLQRIQEREKDVKMLHRRGEAINLSADKAFRECDKAFKDLISLIEKKSSEGKQKIRSKQNAEQNRVKELQEKIEQEIRDLRRRDTELQQLSLTEDHLHFLKNYSSLSHLSASTNVPTYNNVTLQYFEDVTASVSRTRDKVKALLSEEWPKISVGMTKADILLPQGEPKTRDDFLKYSCQITLDPNTAHTLLSLSDSNRKVTLMSRNQSYPSHPDKFLEWWQVLSREGLTGRCYWEVKCNGMVGVAVAYKDIGRRGTREECGFGLNEKSWALTLSDSGYEFKHNNIPTPIPGPQSSRIGVYLDHRAGTLSFYSITETVNLLHRVQTRFTQSLYVGLRLPQSAGHTAEVCELKKGINIK; via the coding sequence ATGGCGCAGCGAACGATTCAGCTGGATCAAGAAAAACTGAGCTGTTCCATCTGTCTGCAACTTTTAAAGCATCCAGTCACTATTCCCTGTGGGCACAGCTACTGCATGGACTGTATCAAAAACTACTGGGatgagaagaaaacacacagctgccctcagtgcagaGAGATTTTCACACGGCGGCCTGTCCTGGTGAAGAACACCATGTTAGCTGAGTTAGTGGAGGACCTAAAGAAAGCAGAACATCAGACAGCTTCATCTGATCATGCCTATGCTGGACCTGGAGATGTGTCCTGTTCTGGGAGGAAGCGGAAAGCCTCCGAGTCCTGCCTGGTGTGTATGGCCTCTAACTGTGAGCATCACCTCCAGCCTCACTACAACGTAGCTCCAATAAAGAGACACAAGATCATTAAAGCCACTTCAAAGCTTCGGGAGAACATCTGCCCTCGCCATGATGAGGAGATGAAGATCTTCTGCCGCACTGATCAGCAGTGTATCTGTTGTCTCTGCTTAATGGATGAACACAAAGACCATGACACAGTGTCAGCTGCAGCGGAAAGAGCTGAGAAGCAGAAAAGGTTTGGAAGAAATCGACAAaaatttcttcaaagaattcaggaaagagagaaagatgtgaagatGCTTCATCGAAGAGGGGAGGCAATCAATCTTTCTGCTGATAAAGCTTTCAGAGAATGTGATAAGGCTTTCAAAGATTTGATCAGTCTCATTGAGAAAAAAAGCTCTGAAGGGAAGCAGAAGATCAGATCCAAACAAAATGCTGAACAGAACAgagtcaaagagcttcaggAGAAAATAGAGCAGGAGATCAGAGATCTGAGGAGGAGAGACACTGAACTGCAGCAGCTCTCACTGACTGAGGATCACCTCCATTTTCTGAAAAACTACTCCTCACTGTCACATCTGAGTGCATCTACAAACGTACCCACCTACAACAATGTTACTCTGCAgtactttgaggatgtgactGCATCTGTGTCACGGACCAGAGATAAAGTGAAGGCTCTTCTCAGTGAGGAATGGCCAAAAATCTCAGTTGGAATGACCAAAGCAGATATTTTACTGCCTCAAGGAGAACCCAAAACCAGAGACGActttttgaaatattcttgtcAGATCACTCTCGATCCAAATACAGCACACACACTGTTGTCACTGAGTGACAGCAACAGAAAAGTAACACTGATGAGTAGAAACCAGTCATATCCGAGTCATCCAGACAAATTCCTTGAATGGTGGCAGGTCCTGAGCAGAGAGGGTCTGACTGgacgctgttactgggaggtgaaGTGCAACGGGATGGTTGGAGTAGCTGTTGCATACAAGGATATCGGCCGTAGAGGGACCAGAGAGGAATGTGGATTTGGATTGAATGAGAAATCCTGGGCGTTAACACTTTCAGACAGCGGTTATGaattcaaacacaacaacattcCCACTCCCATCCCAGGCCCTCAGTCCTCCAGAATAGGAGTATATTTGGATCACAGGGCAGGAACTCTTTCTTTCTACAGCATCACTGAGACCGTGaatctcctccacagagtccagaccaggTTCACTCAGTCTCTCTATGTTGGACTTCGGCTTCCACAAAGTGCTGGACACACTGCTGAGGTGTGTGAGCTCAAGAAGGGAATAAACATAAAATAG